A genomic segment from Nitratiruptor sp. YY08-10 encodes:
- a CDS encoding class II 3-deoxy-7-phosphoheptulonate synthase, with the protein MSWSPSSWRKFPIKQQPVYKDEEQLRKIEEEIKTFPPLIFAGEARELKSKLAKVAKGEAILLQGGDCAESFANFNAANIRELFKVLLQMNMVMMYATGKPVVKIGRIAGQYAKPRSSDFEEINGVKLPSYRGDIVNDIDFTAEAREPKPQKLLEAYYKSAATLNLIRAYARGGFADLRAIHKWNLEFLKGNELENKFKELADKITQALHFMEACGIDPDNTPQLKQTTLYTSHEALLLGYEEALTRKDSFTGEWYDCSAHFLWIGDRTRDLDGAHVEFFRGIKNPIGVKVGPSMQKDELLALINKLNPENEPGRLTLIVRMGAEKIADIFPPLLRAVKEAGKEVVWSIDPMHGNTYKTESGLKTRDFEKILSEVKQFIQIHQSEGTIPGGMHLEMTGSNVTECTGSISASITEEGLQSRYHTQCDPRLNADQALELAFMVAETFKDLQK; encoded by the coding sequence ATGAGTTGGAGTCCAAGCAGTTGGAGAAAATTCCCTATAAAACAGCAACCAGTTTATAAAGATGAAGAGCAACTCCGAAAAATCGAAGAGGAGATCAAAACTTTTCCTCCTCTCATTTTTGCCGGAGAAGCAAGGGAACTAAAATCGAAGCTAGCTAAAGTCGCCAAAGGCGAAGCGATTTTGCTCCAGGGTGGAGATTGTGCAGAGAGCTTTGCAAATTTTAATGCGGCCAATATTCGGGAGCTTTTTAAAGTACTGTTGCAGATGAATATGGTGATGATGTACGCTACGGGAAAACCTGTTGTCAAAATTGGCCGAATAGCGGGGCAGTATGCAAAACCAAGAAGCAGCGATTTTGAAGAGATCAACGGCGTTAAGCTGCCAAGTTACAGAGGAGATATTGTTAATGATATTGATTTTACTGCTGAAGCGAGGGAGCCTAAACCACAGAAACTTTTGGAAGCATATTACAAGTCCGCTGCAACGTTAAATCTAATCCGAGCCTATGCAAGAGGTGGATTTGCCGACCTTCGCGCGATTCATAAGTGGAATCTGGAATTTTTAAAAGGGAATGAACTGGAAAACAAGTTTAAAGAACTTGCAGATAAGATCACCCAGGCACTTCACTTCATGGAGGCTTGTGGAATCGATCCAGACAATACGCCGCAACTGAAGCAAACGACACTCTATACCAGTCACGAAGCGCTTCTTTTGGGATATGAGGAGGCTTTGACTAGAAAAGATAGTTTTACAGGTGAGTGGTATGATTGTAGTGCCCACTTTCTTTGGATTGGCGATAGGACACGAGATCTTGATGGTGCGCATGTCGAGTTTTTTCGAGGGATAAAAAATCCGATTGGCGTTAAAGTCGGTCCATCTATGCAAAAAGATGAGTTGCTTGCTCTTATAAACAAGCTCAATCCGGAAAACGAGCCGGGAAGATTGACTTTGATTGTTCGTATGGGTGCCGAAAAAATCGCTGATATTTTTCCTCCGCTGCTTCGAGCCGTTAAAGAAGCAGGCAAAGAGGTGGTATGGAGCATCGACCCGATGCACGGTAATACCTATAAAACAGAGTCCGGTCTGAAAACAAGAGATTTTGAAAAGATTTTAAGCGAAGTGAAACAGTTTATCCAGATCCATCAAAGTGAAGGGACAATTCCTGGTGGTATGCATCTTGAGATGACGGGAAGCAATGTTACGGAATGTACGGGAAGTATCAGTGCTTCCATCACCGAAGAGGGACTTCAAAGCAGATATCATACGCAGTGCGATCCAAGATTGAACGCGGATCAGGCGTTGGAGCTTGCCTTTATGGTTGCAGAGACATTCAAAGATTTGCAAAAATGA
- a CDS encoding shikimate dehydrogenase: MNLYTIFGNPVHHSISPILHNFVFKHTGYNGCYTKILVEEGEKLKDIFLTLQIKGANITVPHKEWAYRLADEVLGIAREIGAVNTWYNDNGKIVAYNTDAPGFFESVRNFDFQKVLILGAGGTAKAIALYFRHKGYEPVILNRSAKRVGYFLEKNFHAYTWDELKEKSFDLVINTTSAGLSDNNLPAPKELLEKIFSHARYAVDVIYNKETPFLQLANDMGLITKDGTEMLLYQGILANEIFTDFSIDKKRIEALMRKSLELLG, translated from the coding sequence ATGAATCTGTATACAATATTTGGAAATCCTGTCCATCACTCCATCTCACCAATTTTGCATAACTTTGTCTTCAAACACACCGGATACAATGGATGTTACACCAAAATACTGGTCGAAGAGGGAGAGAAACTTAAAGATATCTTTCTCACTCTGCAAATCAAAGGTGCAAATATCACGGTACCGCATAAAGAGTGGGCATATCGGCTAGCCGATGAAGTTTTGGGAATTGCACGAGAGATTGGTGCTGTCAATACATGGTATAACGACAATGGCAAAATCGTTGCATACAATACCGATGCTCCCGGTTTTTTTGAAAGTGTACGAAACTTTGATTTCCAAAAGGTCTTGATACTTGGAGCCGGAGGAACTGCAAAAGCGATCGCTCTGTATTTCAGGCATAAAGGATATGAACCGGTTATACTCAACAGAAGTGCCAAAAGAGTGGGATATTTCTTGGAAAAAAACTTTCACGCATACACATGGGATGAATTGAAAGAAAAAAGTTTTGATCTTGTCATTAATACAACTTCAGCGGGATTATCTGACAACAATCTTCCTGCCCCCAAAGAGTTACTGGAAAAAATTTTTTCTCATGCACGATATGCAGTAGATGTTATTTACAACAAAGAGACACCCTTTTTACAACTTGCAAACGATATGGGACTCATCACAAAAGACGGTACTGAAATGCTTTTGTATCAAGGTATTTTGGCAAATGAGATATTTACCGATTTTTCAATTGATAAAAAAAGAATTGAAGCATTGATGAGAAAAAGTTTAGAATTACTCGGCTAG
- a CDS encoding anthranilate synthase component I family protein, protein MIFAKQFMLDEFTPIALYEKIKNHFDQKTFLFESVVNTSDGNFSYIIAGEKEAIWSQDGKSYYKKDGETEEIDSNPLLFMKRYYQNIDFAYHKKISKELGVGFIDGFIGYIGYDMVQEFEPVLKPFMENLKDELHTPDFYMIRPKLIIAYSHKNSTLTLLCSDEETKKSYFDLLEKEIKDSYSYTPLKKAKLLGAPTFAHSKERFFEMVKKSKEMIRSGDVFQIVISNRLKQQAVVDRFSFYRKLRSLNPSPYLFLLEFQDFAIAGSSPEVMVRLTDGEILLRPIAGTRKRGNTPTRDKELELEMLNDPKEVAEHVMLIDLGRNDVGRVAKPGTVKVPEVMRVERYSHVMHMVSDVVARLDEKYDMFDLFMATFTAGTMTGAPKIRAMELIAEFEQLKRGFYSGSVGYFGFTGDMDSAITIRTAMLKKDEVIFQAGAGIVADSKPELEYLEVNNKLGALKRALEELAE, encoded by the coding sequence ATGATTTTTGCAAAACAGTTTATGCTTGATGAATTTACGCCGATCGCCCTATATGAAAAGATAAAAAACCATTTTGATCAAAAAACTTTTCTGTTTGAAAGCGTCGTCAATACAAGTGATGGAAACTTCAGTTATATCATTGCAGGAGAGAAAGAGGCCATCTGGTCACAAGACGGGAAAAGCTACTATAAAAAAGATGGTGAAACAGAAGAGATTGATTCCAATCCCCTCCTCTTTATGAAAAGATACTATCAAAATATCGATTTTGCTTACCACAAAAAGATATCAAAAGAGCTTGGAGTCGGCTTTATTGACGGTTTTATTGGCTACATTGGCTACGATATGGTCCAGGAGTTTGAACCTGTCCTCAAACCGTTTATGGAAAATTTAAAAGATGAACTTCATACCCCCGATTTTTATATGATCCGTCCAAAACTGATCATCGCATATTCTCATAAAAATTCCACACTCACGCTTTTGTGTAGTGACGAAGAGACAAAAAAGAGCTATTTTGATCTTTTGGAAAAAGAGATAAAAGACAGTTACAGCTATACGCCTTTAAAAAAAGCGAAGCTGCTGGGAGCACCTACCTTTGCCCACTCAAAAGAGCGATTTTTTGAAATGGTAAAAAAATCAAAAGAGATGATACGAAGCGGAGATGTTTTTCAGATCGTTATCTCCAATCGTCTTAAACAACAAGCAGTGGTTGACCGATTCAGTTTTTATAGAAAACTGCGAAGCCTCAATCCATCACCATATCTCTTTTTGCTCGAGTTTCAAGATTTTGCCATTGCCGGAAGCAGCCCAGAAGTGATGGTGCGATTGACAGATGGCGAGATTTTGCTGCGACCGATAGCAGGGACGAGAAAAAGAGGAAATACCCCCACACGAGATAAAGAACTTGAACTTGAGATGCTCAACGATCCAAAAGAGGTAGCAGAACACGTCATGCTTATCGATCTTGGTCGAAATGATGTGGGCAGAGTTGCAAAACCTGGAACAGTCAAGGTGCCTGAAGTCATGCGAGTGGAACGCTATAGCCATGTAATGCACATGGTCAGCGATGTTGTAGCCAGACTGGATGAAAAATATGATATGTTTGACCTATTTATGGCAACATTCACAGCAGGGACAATGACAGGAGCACCTAAAATCAGAGCAATGGAACTTATTGCCGAGTTCGAACAGCTCAAACGGGGATTTTACAGCGGCAGCGTGGGATATTTTGGATTTACCGGAGATATGGACAGTGCCATTACGATACGAACAGCAATGTTAAAAAAAGATGAAGTGATTTTCCAAGCTGGAGCAGGTATCGTAGCAGATAGCAAACCAGAATTGGAATACCTTGAGGTCAACAACAAACTTGGCGCCTTGAAAAGAGCTTTAGAGGAGCTTGCCGAATGA
- the ccsA gene encoding cytochrome c biogenesis protein CcsA, with protein sequence MFKVLQKGFFSIKSAIVMMFIFAVSIGVATFIENDYGSETAWALVYTAKWFEILLVLLSLNLLYNIFRFRLFRKEKFFTGLFHMAFLIILIGAAVTRYFGYEGTMHIREGSSSDTILSARNYLQVKLEKNGKYYLYEEPIYLSKLGTNRWKRTIRFGDEKVDIKLKKYLPNASVELVPSKNGPAYIQVVLSASGSGKIEKNIKEGEFLDIGDAIIAFDTSLDSKKPLIKIVRKNGKLFIQAPYAIETLRMEDMSKEHYKAEEIVPFVKGRLYEIAGLNIVLKNFLPHAKTKIVSKNPLAKKSENPDLLLFEIDTGKSKKEVQVFGKSGTEGEPVHVRVGDLDVTITYGAKRIKLPFAIKLKDFQLERYPGSMSPSSYASEVVVIDKEQKKVFPYRIYMNHVLDYRGYRFFQSSYDLDEHGTILSVNHDPGTLITYIGYFLLGLGMLLHFFMPQSRFQKLARLTRKVQEERKLILQNMAVLMMIFAFQLHAGDHYLDMAKKINKAHADKFGATILVQDNGGRIEPIDTLSREVLAKIARKEELYGLDANQYFLGMTVRPDIFQKIDMIYVHHPKLKKILGIPTKQKYASFDDFFDQNNKVNPYKLAPYVQEAVAKKPAERNQFDKDVLKVDERVNVAYMVYTGALLRIIPNSHDKHGKWLSPVDAIKTFPPKEANLIRLIIASYFQNVDEGIKSGDWSKADKSLEVIKELQHYYGSSMIPSKTKIEAELLYNKLDIFNRLVGYYMFIGFVLLVLILANLINPKIKIGPVVKIGVGLIALGFLAHTFGMALRWYVAGHAPWSDGYESMIYIAWATIFAGFFFAKKSPIAFAATALLGGLILFVAHLNWLDPQITNLVPVLKSYWLMIHVSVITASYGFLGLSALLAFIVLILFIFINENNKQMMTLTFKELTYINEMSLIIGLVLVTLGNFLGGVWANESWGRYWGWDPKETWAAVTILVYACIEHIRLIPKMNRLFLYNVLALLGYSSVIMTYFGVNFYLSGMHSYASGDPVPIPEWVYWAIGIVFVIIALAYWKKRKYQIDLKI encoded by the coding sequence ATGTTCAAAGTCCTACAAAAAGGCTTTTTCTCCATAAAATCTGCAATTGTCATGATGTTCATTTTTGCTGTAAGCATTGGTGTGGCTACTTTTATAGAGAATGATTATGGCTCTGAAACTGCATGGGCTCTTGTCTATACGGCAAAGTGGTTTGAAATACTTCTTGTACTGCTTTCGCTCAATCTTTTGTATAACATCTTTCGATTCAGACTTTTTCGCAAAGAGAAGTTTTTTACGGGGCTCTTTCATATGGCATTTCTCATTATTCTCATCGGTGCTGCTGTGACAAGATATTTTGGATATGAAGGGACGATGCACATTCGAGAAGGTTCAAGCAGCGATACGATTCTCAGTGCCCGAAATTATCTTCAAGTGAAATTGGAAAAGAATGGCAAATATTATCTGTATGAAGAGCCGATTTATTTATCAAAACTTGGTACGAACAGATGGAAAAGAACTATCCGCTTTGGTGATGAAAAAGTGGATATAAAGTTGAAAAAGTATCTTCCAAACGCTTCAGTCGAACTTGTTCCATCTAAAAACGGACCGGCTTACATTCAGGTAGTTTTATCTGCTTCCGGAAGTGGCAAAATTGAAAAGAACATCAAAGAGGGAGAATTTTTAGACATCGGTGACGCTATCATCGCCTTTGATACCTCTCTTGACTCCAAAAAACCTCTTATCAAAATAGTACGAAAGAACGGAAAACTTTTTATTCAAGCTCCCTATGCAATAGAGACGTTGCGTATGGAGGATATGTCCAAAGAGCATTACAAGGCAGAAGAAATTGTTCCTTTTGTAAAAGGGCGTCTGTATGAGATTGCCGGACTCAATATCGTTTTGAAAAACTTCTTGCCGCATGCGAAAACAAAAATTGTTTCCAAAAATCCTTTGGCTAAAAAGAGTGAAAATCCGGATCTTTTACTTTTTGAGATAGATACTGGAAAGAGTAAAAAAGAGGTACAGGTTTTTGGAAAAAGCGGAACGGAAGGAGAGCCGGTTCATGTACGAGTCGGGGATCTGGATGTAACGATAACCTATGGAGCCAAACGCATCAAACTGCCTTTTGCTATAAAACTGAAAGATTTTCAGCTTGAGCGCTATCCCGGATCGATGAGTCCAAGTTCTTATGCGAGCGAGGTTGTTGTGATCGATAAAGAACAAAAAAAGGTTTTTCCGTATCGTATCTATATGAATCATGTTTTGGATTATAGAGGATATCGCTTTTTCCAAAGTTCGTATGATTTAGATGAACATGGAACAATACTTTCAGTCAACCATGACCCAGGGACATTGATAACCTATATCGGATATTTTCTATTGGGGCTTGGGATGCTGCTGCACTTTTTTATGCCGCAAAGCCGTTTCCAAAAATTGGCACGCTTGACGAGGAAAGTTCAGGAAGAGAGAAAACTTATTTTGCAAAACATGGCAGTATTGATGATGATCTTTGCTTTTCAGCTTCACGCTGGGGATCACTATCTTGATATGGCCAAGAAAATAAACAAAGCTCATGCTGATAAGTTTGGAGCAACTATTTTGGTTCAGGACAATGGAGGACGAATAGAACCCATTGATACATTATCACGGGAAGTTTTAGCAAAGATTGCGAGAAAAGAGGAACTGTATGGACTTGATGCCAACCAATATTTTCTTGGGATGACGGTGCGACCGGATATTTTCCAAAAAATAGATATGATCTATGTGCATCATCCAAAACTCAAAAAAATTTTAGGTATCCCTACAAAACAGAAGTATGCCTCCTTTGATGATTTTTTTGATCAAAATAACAAAGTCAACCCGTACAAACTAGCTCCTTATGTTCAGGAAGCTGTTGCCAAAAAGCCGGCCGAGCGTAATCAGTTTGATAAGGATGTTTTAAAAGTTGATGAGCGTGTCAATGTGGCTTACATGGTCTATACCGGTGCATTGCTTCGCATCATTCCAAATTCCCATGATAAACATGGAAAATGGCTCTCTCCCGTTGATGCTATCAAAACTTTTCCACCCAAAGAAGCGAATCTCATTCGGCTTATTATCGCCAGCTATTTCCAAAACGTCGATGAGGGGATCAAAAGTGGCGATTGGAGCAAAGCGGATAAATCATTGGAAGTGATCAAAGAGCTTCAGCACTATTATGGATCTTCGATGATCCCTTCTAAAACAAAGATCGAAGCAGAACTGCTTTACAACAAACTCGATATCTTCAACCGGCTTGTCGGATATTATATGTTCATCGGCTTCGTTCTTTTGGTCTTGATACTGGCAAATCTTATCAATCCAAAGATAAAAATAGGACCCGTTGTCAAAATAGGTGTAGGCCTCATCGCTCTTGGATTCTTGGCTCATACGTTTGGTATGGCTTTAAGGTGGTATGTGGCTGGCCACGCACCATGGAGCGATGGATATGAGTCGATGATCTATATCGCCTGGGCGACGATCTTTGCAGGTTTTTTCTTTGCAAAAAAGAGCCCTATTGCATTTGCGGCTACCGCTTTGCTTGGAGGTCTTATCCTTTTTGTAGCCCATTTGAACTGGCTCGATCCGCAAATCACCAATCTCGTACCGGTTTTAAAAAGCTATTGGCTTATGATCCATGTTTCTGTGATCACTGCAAGTTATGGATTTTTGGGGCTCAGTGCACTTCTTGCTTTCATCGTTTTGATTCTTTTTATTTTTATCAATGAAAACAACAAACAGATGATGACACTTACTTTCAAAGAGCTTACCTATATCAACGAGATGAGCCTTATTATCGGCCTTGTTCTTGTGACGCTCGGAAACTTTTTGGGCGGCGTATGGGCGAACGAGAGCTGGGGGCGATATTGGGGATGGGATCCAAAAGAGACATGGGCTGCTGTGACGATTTTGGTTTATGCATGTATCGAGCATATCAGACTCATTCCAAAAATGAACCGACTCTTTTTGTATAATGTTCTTGCGCTGTTAGGGTACTCCAGTGTCATTATGACCTATTTTGGAGTCAATTTTTATCTGAGTGGAATGCACTCTTACGCTTCGGGTGATCCTGTGCCTATCCCTGAGTGGGTTTATTGGGCAATAGGGATTGTTTTTGTCATTATTGCCTTGGCGTACTGGAAAAAAAGAAAGTATCAAATCGATTTGAAGATATAA
- the dnaJ gene encoding molecular chaperone DnaJ: MVDIDYYELLEVDRNASFEEIKKAYRKLALKYHPDRNPDNKEAEEKFKLINEAYQVLSDEEKRALYDQYGKAGLENQGFNGFHQKSFDDIMDFFESVFGETFGGGFGNRRRSEEKYPLDLSIEMEISFQEALFGTQKEVQYSFKVPCSECKGTGAKDGRLTTCPECHGRGQIYYRQGFMTFSQTCPKCHGQGEIAQEKCTTCSGKGYRIEKEKITIDIPEGIDSGNRIRVQNRGNVSASGMRGDLYITIFVQEDDHFVRYNDDIYMEVPIFFTQAALGETITIPTPRGERELHLHVGTKDKEQFVFKGEGFKNVHTGQKGNLIAQVRIIYPTSLNDEQKELLHKLQESFGVESKPHEEKFSSIFEKVKNWFKK; the protein is encoded by the coding sequence TTGGTAGATATCGATTATTATGAATTGTTGGAAGTTGACAGAAACGCAAGTTTTGAAGAGATTAAAAAAGCGTATAGAAAGCTCGCTCTCAAGTACCACCCAGATAGAAATCCAGACAACAAAGAGGCAGAAGAGAAATTCAAACTCATCAACGAAGCCTATCAGGTACTGAGCGACGAAGAGAAAAGAGCACTGTATGACCAGTATGGCAAAGCAGGCCTTGAAAATCAGGGCTTTAACGGCTTCCATCAAAAAAGCTTCGATGATATTATGGACTTTTTTGAATCCGTTTTCGGAGAGACATTTGGCGGAGGTTTCGGAAACAGAAGGAGAAGTGAGGAAAAGTATCCGCTCGATCTCTCCATCGAAATGGAGATCAGTTTTCAAGAAGCTCTTTTTGGTACACAAAAAGAGGTTCAATACAGCTTCAAAGTACCATGTAGTGAATGCAAAGGAACAGGCGCAAAAGATGGCAGGCTGACTACTTGTCCAGAATGCCATGGACGTGGCCAGATCTACTACAGGCAAGGTTTCATGACCTTTTCCCAAACATGTCCAAAATGCCATGGACAAGGAGAAATCGCCCAAGAGAAGTGTACAACCTGTAGTGGAAAAGGATATCGTATCGAAAAAGAGAAGATAACCATCGATATTCCTGAAGGTATCGACAGTGGAAACAGAATCCGCGTCCAAAACCGTGGGAATGTCTCGGCTTCCGGAATGAGAGGAGATCTGTACATCACGATTTTTGTACAAGAAGATGATCACTTCGTACGATACAACGATGATATCTATATGGAAGTTCCGATATTTTTCACACAAGCTGCTCTAGGAGAAACGATCACCATTCCAACCCCAAGAGGAGAGCGTGAACTTCATCTTCATGTAGGGACAAAAGATAAAGAGCAGTTCGTTTTCAAAGGGGAAGGATTTAAGAATGTCCATACGGGGCAAAAAGGCAACTTGATCGCCCAAGTTAGGATCATCTATCCCACATCGCTCAATGATGAACAAAAAGAGCTGCTACACAAACTGCAAGAGAGTTTTGGAGTAGAGAGCAAGCCACACGAAGAGAAATTCTCATCCATTTTTGAAAAAGTGAAAAATTGGTTTAAAAAGTAA
- a CDS encoding rhodanese-like domain-containing protein: MRILFASLFLISALFAYTDLDAKSFYKLTQQKGVILLDVRTPQEYQEGHIPGANLIPLQLFRYIFLGGKGIADKKILVYCRSGNRSAEASRMLESWGIKHVYNLKYGILDWKKHSLPLQK, encoded by the coding sequence ATGAGAATTTTGTTTGCCTCGCTTTTTTTAATATCGGCGCTCTTTGCATATACAGATCTGGATGCCAAGAGCTTTTACAAGCTTACACAACAAAAGGGTGTGATCCTTCTTGATGTACGGACACCGCAAGAGTATCAAGAGGGTCATATTCCCGGTGCAAACCTTATTCCCCTTCAGCTCTTTCGATATATTTTTCTAGGAGGAAAAGGAATAGCAGACAAAAAGATACTGGTGTATTGCCGCAGTGGCAACAGAAGTGCAGAAGCGAGTAGAATGCTGGAATCCTGGGGCATAAAACATGTCTACAATCTAAAATATGGCATATTGGATTGGAAAAAGCACTCTTTACCGCTTCAAAAATGA
- a CDS encoding serine hydroxymethyltransferase encodes MDFLKNQDPAVYEIFEKELQRQTDHLEMIASENFTSPAVMEAMGSVFTNKYAEGYPGKRYYGGCEYADAIEELAIERAKKLFGCEFVNVQPHSGSQANQGVYLALLKPYDKILGMDLSHGGHLTHGAKVNASGKIYQSFFYGVNDEGWIDYDRVLDIAKIVKPKLIVCGASAYPRVIDFKKFREIADEVGALLMADIAHIAGLVAAGEHPSPFPYCDVVTTTTHKTLRGPRGGMIMTNDADIAKKINSAIFPGIQGGPLVHVIAAKAVGFGENLKPEWKEYAKQMRINASTLATVLMNRGYNVVSGGTDNHLVLVSFLDKDFSGKEADEALGRAGITVNKNTVPGETRSPFVTSGIRIGSPALTARGMKEAEFELIANKIADVLDNIHDVNLHEKIKEEMVALARKFVIYDRPTY; translated from the coding sequence ATGGATTTTCTGAAAAACCAAGACCCTGCTGTATATGAAATTTTCGAAAAAGAGTTGCAAAGACAGACAGACCATCTTGAAATGATCGCCAGTGAAAACTTTACAAGCCCTGCTGTCATGGAAGCCATGGGCAGTGTGTTTACCAATAAATATGCTGAAGGATATCCTGGGAAACGGTACTATGGCGGTTGTGAATATGCTGATGCCATAGAGGAGCTTGCAATTGAACGGGCAAAAAAGCTCTTTGGATGTGAATTTGTCAATGTCCAACCCCACTCCGGCTCTCAGGCCAATCAAGGCGTCTATCTCGCTCTACTTAAACCATATGACAAAATTTTGGGGATGGATCTAAGCCATGGTGGTCACTTGACTCACGGAGCCAAAGTCAATGCCAGCGGAAAAATCTATCAAAGCTTCTTTTATGGGGTAAATGATGAAGGATGGATCGACTATGACAGAGTTTTAGATATTGCGAAAATTGTAAAACCAAAACTGATCGTCTGCGGTGCAAGTGCATATCCAAGAGTGATCGATTTTAAAAAGTTTCGCGAAATTGCGGATGAAGTAGGTGCACTTTTGATGGCGGATATAGCCCATATTGCCGGTCTTGTAGCAGCAGGCGAACATCCGAGTCCTTTTCCATATTGTGATGTTGTGACTACAACGACTCACAAGACCCTTCGAGGTCCAAGAGGCGGTATGATTATGACCAATGATGCCGATATCGCCAAAAAGATCAATAGCGCAATATTCCCTGGAATCCAAGGCGGTCCACTTGTTCACGTCATAGCAGCCAAAGCGGTAGGGTTTGGTGAAAATTTGAAACCGGAATGGAAAGAGTATGCAAAACAGATGCGAATCAACGCTTCTACGCTCGCAACCGTTTTGATGAACAGAGGCTACAACGTTGTCAGTGGCGGAACAGACAACCATCTCGTGCTTGTGAGTTTTCTGGATAAAGATTTTAGTGGGAAAGAGGCTGATGAGGCTCTAGGACGCGCCGGAATTACAGTCAATAAAAATACAGTTCCCGGAGAGACAAGAAGTCCGTTTGTTACAAGCGGTATCCGTATCGGAAGCCCGGCACTCACTGCAAGAGGTATGAAAGAGGCAGAATTTGAACTCATTGCCAACAAAATTGCAGATGTTCTTGACAATATCCATGATGTGAATCTGCATGAAAAAATAAAAGAGGAGATGGTGGCACTAGCTCGAAAGTTTGTCATCTACGATAGACCTACCTACTAG
- a CDS encoding SPOR domain-containing protein, with protein MGQEEFPLNEEKETDNLDNIILQQDEKREKLKKYLLLIGSLLLVFIIILTIVKMFNNTTPNYQEVLTENEKFLDEEPMNDEFQEVPIQKSEESQPKAATEEKPIQKVLKEVKETENKERPAAKPQPKSTAQKTQKNSVKKEIVQPKAVQQSVKTTKSKTSAKSIKENIYIQVGAFLRSSPDQSLLRKIKKLGFHYVIKSFTINGKKIKRVYVGPFVSKSDAREALVKVRKSINKQAFITKVR; from the coding sequence ATGGGTCAAGAAGAGTTTCCATTGAACGAAGAGAAAGAGACGGACAACTTGGATAATATCATACTCCAACAGGATGAAAAGCGTGAAAAATTGAAAAAATATCTCTTGCTTATAGGCTCTCTTCTTCTTGTTTTTATTATTATCCTAACAATTGTTAAAATGTTCAATAATACAACACCAAACTATCAAGAAGTTTTGACAGAAAACGAAAAATTTTTAGATGAAGAGCCAATGAACGACGAGTTCCAAGAGGTCCCTATTCAAAAGAGCGAAGAGAGCCAACCAAAAGCAGCTACAGAAGAAAAACCGATCCAAAAAGTACTCAAAGAGGTCAAAGAAACAGAAAATAAGGAACGACCTGCTGCAAAACCGCAACCGAAATCGACAGCACAAAAGACCCAAAAAAATAGCGTCAAAAAGGAAATAGTACAACCAAAAGCAGTACAACAGAGCGTAAAAACCACAAAGTCTAAAACCAGCGCCAAAAGTATCAAAGAAAACATCTATATCCAAGTAGGAGCATTTTTACGCTCTTCACCCGATCAAAGCCTTTTACGTAAAATCAAAAAGCTTGGTTTTCATTATGTTATCAAATCATTTACAATAAACGGTAAAAAAATCAAAAGAGTGTACGTAGGTCCATTCGTTTCAAAATCGGATGCACGAGAAGCATTGGTGAAAGTGAGAAAGTCAATCAACAAACAAGCATTTATAACGAAGGTTCGCTGA
- the recR gene encoding recombination mediator RecR: MKGKLKKFHKLIESLETLPSIGKKSAGRLAFYMVLHSPMDALKLAHAIEDAVSSIHRCSQCGGLSEDELCYICSDELRDRTSVCLVESARDIYVIEESGEYHGLYFVFESLNERTLESLKEMIKNNDVQEVIFAFTPSMQSDATMLYIEDQLQEFDLHFTKIAQGVPTGVHLENVDMLSLSKAISERVKI, encoded by the coding sequence TTGAAGGGGAAACTAAAAAAATTCCACAAACTCATTGAGTCTTTGGAAACGCTGCCATCCATTGGAAAGAAGAGCGCTGGGCGTCTTGCTTTTTACATGGTTCTTCACAGTCCCATGGATGCTCTCAAACTTGCCCATGCCATAGAAGATGCTGTCAGTTCCATTCACAGATGCAGCCAATGCGGAGGGCTCAGCGAAGATGAACTATGCTATATCTGCAGTGACGAGTTACGAGATCGTACATCTGTATGCCTCGTAGAGAGTGCCCGTGATATCTATGTGATTGAAGAGAGCGGGGAGTATCACGGACTCTATTTTGTTTTTGAATCTCTTAATGAACGGACTTTGGAGAGTCTCAAAGAGATGATCAAAAACAATGACGTTCAAGAGGTCATTTTTGCTTTTACTCCTTCGATGCAGAGTGATGCCACAATGCTTTATATCGAAGATCAGCTCCAAGAATTTGATCTACATTTTACAAAAATCGCACAGGGAGTCCCTACTGGGGTTCATCTGGAAAATGTAGACATGCTTTCTCTATCCAAAGCAATAAGTGAACGAGTTAAGATATAA